In one window of Maribacter sp. BPC-D8 DNA:
- a CDS encoding YqjF family protein, with product MTIQEILNTTEHRPWKIPTEKWKFYQEWNNAIFLHWQVDLNELKKFVPKELEIDLFDGKPWISVVAFTMEKIRPKNLPSFPLISNFDEINIRTYVKSNNKTGVYFLSIEGGKSLSCKIAKGMSELPYRFSKIKRTEDKYESNNTEYNDRLNLQFEIGKEITEKTELDKWLTERYALFQDTKESINEFEIHHLAWSINEIDLRHLEFNYPRFDKLIRNEPNKIQYSKGVKVIAWGKNKKEKTGYNNGYN from the coding sequence ATGACCATCCAAGAGATTTTAAATACAACTGAACACAGACCTTGGAAAATACCGACTGAAAAGTGGAAATTTTATCAAGAGTGGAATAATGCAATATTTCTTCATTGGCAGGTCGATTTAAATGAACTGAAAAAATTTGTACCCAAAGAACTTGAAATTGACCTTTTTGATGGAAAACCTTGGATTTCGGTTGTTGCTTTTACAATGGAAAAGATAAGACCGAAGAACTTACCTTCTTTCCCTCTTATTTCGAATTTTGATGAGATAAACATCAGAACTTATGTAAAATCTAACAATAAAACTGGGGTATATTTTTTAAGTATAGAAGGTGGAAAAAGTTTGTCTTGTAAAATTGCAAAAGGCATGTCTGAACTTCCATATAGATTTTCAAAAATAAAACGGACTGAAGACAAATACGAATCCAACAACACGGAATATAACGACAGATTAAATTTACAATTCGAAATTGGAAAAGAAATTACAGAGAAAACAGAATTAGACAAGTGGTTGACCGAAAGATATGCCCTTTTTCAAGATACCAAAGAGTCGATTAACGAATTTGAAATTCATCATTTAGCATGGTCAATTAATGAAATTGACTTGAGACATTTAGAATTTAATTATCCAAGATTTGACAAACTCATAAGAAACGAACCAAACAAAATTCAATACTCTAAAGGAGTAAAAGTTATTGCTTGGGGCAAAAATAAAAAAGAGAAAACTGGCTATAATAATGGGTATAATTAA